One genomic window of Nitrososphaerales archaeon includes the following:
- a CDS encoding transposase, with product MSKKKVDVCIKHSEVLERFAVSNDEQGITELLNRVEPYTKSGFVIKATMESTGNLWIKIYDALQKNGTDVSLANPLKTKAIAEAKIKTDKIDAAILADLARAGLVSKSYVPDKDVSEARALVRHRIELAQRNTQLKNKIHNILDKYLLRYEGRLFTNKGIEWLDSQKLSMVYRLT from the coding sequence ATAAGCAAGAAGAAGGTCGATGTATGCATCAAGCATTCAGAAGTATTGGAAAGATTTGCTGTAAGTAATGATGAGCAAGGAATTACTGAATTATTGAATAGAGTAGAACCGTATACGAAATCTGGATTTGTGATAAAGGCTACCATGGAATCGACAGGTAATTTGTGGATAAAAATCTATGATGCGTTGCAGAAGAATGGGACGGATGTTTCATTGGCAAATCCACTAAAAACCAAGGCAATAGCTGAAGCAAAGATAAAGACAGACAAAATAGACGCTGCTATACTTGCTGATCTTGCAAGAGCAGGTCTTGTTTCCAAGAGCTATGTTCCTGACAAGGATGTTAGCGAGGCTAGAGCACTAGTGAGGCATAGAATTGAATTAGCACAGAGAAATACCCAACTGAAGAATAAGATACATAACATTCTGGACAAATATCTGCTTAGGTACGAGGGCAGATTATTCACTAACAAAGGTATTGAATGGCTA